The Halobacillus ihumii genomic sequence AATATCCTTTAATATGGGCTGGTACGCCTACTTCATGGATAATATGTGTAATGCTTGTATCTAGATCAGGTTTTTTCGGTTTAGTATAGCTGCTGCCAACTGCACGATTAATCGGGTCGCCAGCGTGTTTAATTTGTCTGACCTGCTCACTGAGGTGATCCAAATCAAAAGGTTTCATCATAAAATAAGCTGCACCTAGCTCAACGGCCTTCTTGGTAACTTCTTCTTGTCCAAAAGCGGTAAGCATAATAACTTCTGGTGGATTTTCAAATTCTCTAACTTGCTGCAGGACAGCAAGTCCATCAACGTGCGGCATAATAATGTCTAATATCAGTACATCCGGCTTTTTATTAGCTAGCATGTCCAAACAGTCCCTGCCATTATATGCTGCACCAATCACTTCAATATCCTGGGTATCTGAAAAATGCTCCTCAAGAAGTTTTACTAATTCACGATTATCATCTGCTAAACAAACTTGCACCTTTTCCATTACAATTCCTCCTCACAAAATATTCCTATTCTTCCACTGAACTTATTCGACATTTAAAAAAAGAACCCTTTTTATTATAACAAATAAATCCGAATTATTTAATATTATCTTTAAAATGCTTCTTATTGCTCTTATTTTCTTTAAAATTCGATAAAAAGCAACATCGATTGTCGAATTTTGTCGAATTGAAAAAGGGTGTTCAAAAGCTTTCTTTTGACACACCCTTTTTCATTATCCAGCTTTATTTAATTCTTGTTCTTCACTTTTATAAATATCAATGCCTGCTTCTTTCAGCATCCATTCGATATGAACCCCATAACCTGAGGTAGGATCGTTTACAAATACGTGCGTAACAGCACCGATAATTTTACCATTTTGAATGATTGGACTGCCGCTCATACCTTGTACAATACCGCCTGTTTTCTTCAACAGTTCAGGATCAGTTATTTTTACAATCATTCCTTTTGTTACAGGCTTATCTTTAGGCATATTACTGACGATCTCAACATCAAATTCCTGGAGCTTCTCGCCTTCAAGTACTGTTAAAATTTTTGCCGGACCTTCTTCCACCTGTTCTGAGTAACCAACAGGTAGTCCATCCGGATACTTCTGATTAATAATTCCTTCGTCTAATTTGCCGAAGATACCGAACGGGCTATTTTCCGTGATCGTTCCTATCCGGTCTTCTTTCAGGGAAAATTCAGCTCTTTTTTCACCAGGGACACCTTGGCTTCCTTTTTCAATTGAGGTTACATTCGATTCAACAATAGTCCCTTTGTTGATTTCAATCGGCTGCTTCGTGTCCATATCTGCAATGACATGGCCAAGAGCACCATATTTACCGGAGTCAGGATGATAAAAAGTCATCGTCCCTATCCCAGCGGCTGAATCGCGAACGTAGAGACCAATTTGATATTGATCATCTTTTTTATTTAACGATGGAGTAAGTGACGTTTGGAACGTTTCTTCGCCTCTTTTTACTGTTAGTTCTACTGGTTCACTTTGATCTCCAGACTTTTCCACAATCTTGGAAAGCTCCTCCATACTGTTCAATTCTTCTCCATTTCCTTTGAGAAGAATATCTCCAACTTGAATGTCTGCTTTTTCTCCCGGTGAAGTTGACTCTTCTTTATTTTCATTAACAAGATGATGTCCAACTACAAGAACACCTTTCGTTTGGAGCTGAACTCCAACCGAATGACCGCCAGGAACTAAACGGATATCCTTCATCTTTCTAACATCCGTTTTCTTTAAAGGAATTCCTGCAAATTCATGAAATACCTCACTAGTGTTTGGTTCGACACTGTCAGAAGAAAAAGCTGTTCTTGCTTCATCTGTTTGACTCCAAACTTGAGAAGATTCAATTGGTTTGGAAGTACTGATACGAAGTTCTGTAGGGATGGATAAATATTCTTGAAATGGGCTAAATAAAGGTAAAGCGAGCATCAACAACAGGAGAACGGAGCCACATATATATCTAATTTTAAATTGATGGAACACTGTTAAACACTCCCTCTCACTCCTGTGCCAATGAATTGGCTTACTTATAATGTGGTCCTCAACTGCTGTTTTTAAACGAGCATAATCACAGAAATTATAGGATGCATTGCCTTAGAAAGAAACATTCTCCAATCTTAAAGTAAAACAGAATTGAATAAGCAAATATGGATCAAACAAATCGGTTCATCCAGCGGAGTCTGGAAATTGTTTTCATATAAAAAACGTATGGAAAACCATACGTTTTTTACATTCTAAGCATTTTGTTTATGTTTAGTAGCCAAGGTTAACAATTCTTTCGCATGTTCGATCGTCGTATCAGTCAGCTCAGCACCTGAAATCATTCTGGAAATTTCATCGGCTTTATCATTCTCGGATAACTCGGTAACTACAGTTGACGTCCGATCGTTTGTTACATCTTTTTCAATTCTAATATGCGTATCAGCCATAGCTGCAACCTGTGGCAAATGTGATATGCACAAGACTTGCGAGTCACTTGAAATTCCTTGAATCTTCTCTGCAATAGCCTGGGCTACGCGACCGCTGACACCTGTATCAACTTCGTCAAAAATGACACTTGTTATCCCTTGATGGCGTGAAAAGATACGTTTTAAGGCAAGCATAATTCGAGACATTTCTCCGCCTGAAGCGACTTTGTGCAGGCTCTTCAGCGGCTCTCCGGGGTTCGTAGTAATCAAGAATGTAACGGTGTCAAAACCCCTGGAATGCAGACGGACATGCTTCCCTTCAAATTCAAGGTCGTCTGGACGTCCCTCTTTAATTTCTACATTCGTCTTAAATGAGGCTTTTTCCAAATAAAGATCCGTTAGCTCTTCATGAATCAGGTTGGCTAAATGTTTAGAGGCTTTTGTTCGAATATCATGAATATTCTTTGCCTCAAGAGCGGCATCTTTACCAAGTTCCGTAATCTGTTCTTCCAATTTACTGAGGTGGGAATCCTTATTTTTAATTTCATCAATCTCTTCTTCAATTTTCGAAGCATACTCCAGCATATCCTCTACGGTTTGGCCGTATTTCTTTTTTAATCGATTTAGTTCGCTTAACCTTGACTCAATATCATTTAAGCGTTCTGGATCAAATTCAAGTTCAGCCATCTGAGTACTTAACTGAAAAGTCAGTTCCTCCATAACATAATAACTGTTGGACATTTCCTCTGAAAGCTTCCGTATTTGATTGTCATAATCTGATGTATTCTCTAAAGAGGTCATCGCCAAACTCATCCAGTCCAGACCTCTTTGTTCACCATATAATGCGTTGTAAGCATCATGAATCCCCTGATATACCTTTTCATAATTCATGAGCTTTTTTCGTTCTTCTTCAAGTTCTTCGTCCTCAAACGGTCGTAAATCTGCCTCATGAAGCTCTCGCAGTTGAAACTCAAGCAAATCTAATCGCTGGGCCACTTCCTGTTCATTTTCACTAAGCTCATTGTATCTTTTTTTAACGGTTTGGTAATTTGAATATAACTGATGGTATTCCTCTAGAGAAGGCGTTAACTCGTCTATAATAAACATGTCAAGAAGGTCGATATGATGATCCGGGTTCATCAAGGATTGTGTTTCATGTTGACTGTGAATATCAATTAAGATTGAACCAAATTCCCTTAAAATTCCTAGTGTTACGAGCTTTCCATTTACCCGGCAAATACTTTTGCCTTGGCGAGTGATCACCCTTTGTAAAACAACCATGCCGTCTTCACCAATTTCAACCCCGAATTGCCTGCCTTTTTGATATACCGGATGAGTTGCTTCAACTGTAAATAACCCCTCAATTTCTGCTTTATCAGTCCCATGACGGACGAACTCAACAGATCCACGACCTCCTGACAGGAGCTGTATGGCATCTATAATAATGGACTTACCTGCGCCGGTCTCTCCTGTAAGTACTGTAAGTCCTTCCTTAAATGTGATGGATACTTGATTAATGATAGCAAAGTCCTTTATCGATAATTCAGTTAACATGTCGAATCACCTCAGCTATAACATATTTAACAATTGTTCACTGATGCTTTCGGTTTGTTCTTTACTCCTACAAATAATCAAACAAGTGTCATCGCCGCAGATGGTCCCCATAATTTCTTCCCAATCAAGATTGTCAATAAGAGCCCCTACTGCATTAGCATTTCCCGGCAATGTCTTTAAAATTATAAAATGACCCGCTTGATCAATACTAACGAAAGCATCCATCATGAGACGTTTTAATTTTTCTAAGGGATTGAAACGCTGGTCTGCAGGTAAGCTATATTTATATCGGCCATCGAGCATAGGAACTTTTACAAGATGTAATTCTTTGATATCTCTCGAGATTGTTGCTTGTGTGACATCATAGTCCATTGCCTTCAACCGGTTTACTAACTCATCCTGTGTCTCAATATCATCGTTCGTGATTAACTCGCGAATCTTAATATGCCGCTGTCCTTTATTCATATCCATCCCCCATAACAAAAGGGCTAAATAGTAGCCCTTGAATGTCATCTATATAACCCTATTTTCGATGCGCCTCGTGTGCTTCTGCCACCACACTATCCACTTCGACATCATCGGCTATATCTCCTGCTTCTCCGCCTGTCCAATAAAAATGAACGAGAAATTCGATATTTCCATCGCCTCCGGTAATCGGTGAAAACGTCAAGTTCTTTACCGAAAAACCCAGCTGCCTTGCGAAGTCAAGAATTCTTTGAATCACCAAATTGTGAATCGCAGCATCTCTTATAATCCCTTTTCTCCCGACTTGTTCCCGTCCTGCTTCAAACTGGGGTTTGATTAAGGCCACTACATCACTGTTTACATTCAGCAATTCGGTTAACACAGGCAGGATCAAACGCAGAGATATAAACGAAACGTCAATGGAAGCAAATTGTGGCATTCCTTCTGTCAAATCATCTGGCGTCACATACCGAAAGTTTGTTCGTTCCATAACAACTACTTGAGGATGATTTCTAAGCTTCCAGTCCAGCTGGTTGTAGCCAACATCGATGGCATAGCTAAGGCGAGCACCATTTTGTAAAGCACAATCAGTAAATCCGCCTGTCGATGAGCCAATATCGATCATCGTCTTCCCCTTTAGATCCAATGCAAACTTGTCAAGAGCTTTTTCAAGTTTCAACCCGCCCCTGCTTACATACGGAATAGCACTCCCTTTGACAGTAAGTTCGATCGTATCGTCCACTTTTTGTCCAGGCTTATCGAGACGATGATTTCTTTCGAAAACAAGACCAGCCATTATGGTACGTTTAGCCTTTTCCCTCGTCTCAATCAATCCCCGTTCAACTAATAATAAATCCAATCGCACTTTTCTTCCCATAATTTAAGCCCTCTGTTGTTTTTCCGGTATAATTTCTTTAATATTCTTGATCAGGTTGTCTTCTGTCAACCCGATTTCTTCCCATAATTCAGGGACGCTGCCGTGTTCGATAAATCGGTCAGGTACACCAAGTCGATTCATCCAGGAAAGATAGTTGTGCTCTTCTTTAAACTCCAGAACGCTAGAGCCAAACCCGCCTTGAAGCACCGCTTCTTCGACGGTTAATATAGGAAGCTTGTTCTTCATGATGTCATGAAGCATCGCCTCATCCATCGGTTTAATGAATCGAGCGTTAACGACACGTACGGAGAGTCCATCTTTACTAAGCCGTTCGCTTGCAGCCATAGCCATAGGAATGGTGGTACCGAATGTTAAAATAACAGCATCTGTACCGTCTTTTAGTACTTCCCAGCTGCCAATCGGTATCGTTTTCAGGTCATCACTCATCTCGATCCCTAATCCATTTCCTCGAGGATAGCGGATAGCAATCGGCCCATCATTATAGGCGACAGCTGTATGAACGAGATGCTGTCCTTCATCTTCGTCCTTTGGCATGGCAACCACCATGTTTGGAACGGAGCGGAGAAATGCCACATCAAACACTCCCTGATGGGTCTCCCCATCAGCACCAACCAATCCCGCTCGGTCCACTCCAAATATGACATTTAGATTTTGTCTTGCCACATCGTGAATCACCTGGTCATATCCTCGTTGTAAGAAGGTGGAATAAATAGCGAGGAACGGTTTCATTCCTTGAGTTGCCAATCCAGCTGATAAGGTGGTAGCATGCTGCTCGGCTATCCCCACATCGAACAAACGATCTGGAAATTCTTCACCAAATTTTTCGAGCTTAGATCCCAATACCATTGCTGGTGTAACCGCTACAACTCTTTTATCGATACGAGCCTCTTTCCTAAGCGTTTCGCTAATTACCTCACTCCACGCTGGAGGAGCATCAGCAGGTTTAATTTTCTCTCCAGATTCGATTTTATAAGGACCGACACCGTGCCATTTGTCCTTGTTATCTGTCTCGGCTGGGTGATAGCCTTTTCCCTTTTGAGTGATGACATGTACGATCACAGGACCGCTTGTCTTCTTAGCATAGTTTAAGTTCTCAAATAAATCATGATAATCATGACCATCTACAGGACCGTAATAAGTAAAGCCTAACTCTTCAAAAAACATTCCAGGCAGAACAAAATACTTCATACTGTCTTTCAGTCTTTCAGCGGCCTGCGCTAATCTTCCTCCGACAGCAGGAATCCGTTTAAGAATCCATTCTAAATCGTCCTTTGCACGGTTATATTTCCCGGCACTTCTCATGCGTCCTAATGCTCCATGTAAAGCACCAACATTTCGGGCAATTGACATTTCGTTATCATTTAAGATAACGGTTACATTCTTTTTCTCATCACCAATATGGTTAAGTGCTTCAAGAGCCATACCTCCGGTGAGAGCCCCATCGCCGATAATAGGTACGATAGAATGCGATTCATCCTTCAAATCGCGGGCAATCGCCATACCCATGGCTGCCGACAATGACGTTGAACTATGTCCAGTTTCCCATATATCGTGTTCACTTTCATTTCGTTTCGGAAAACCGCACAACCCTTTATATTTTCTCAATGTATCAAATTGGCCGGCACGTCCTGTTAAAATTTTATGAATATAAGACTGATGTCCGACATCAAATAGCATACGATCCTTCGGGCTTTCGAACACTTTGTGCAAAGCTAACGTAAGCTCTACAACACCTAGGTTTGCACCTAAATGCCCTCCTGTACCTGACAAATTTTCTATAAGAAACTTGCGCATATCTAATGAAAGTGCTTCTAATTGACCAATCGACATTTCCTTCAGAAATGAAGGTTCTTTAATCTTGTACAGATCCATTAAAGGACCCCCTTAGCGTGATTTTCTAGCGTGATTTGATGCGCTAGAAAGAATATTGATTTTTGTTTTATCTTCTACCCAAGCAATGAAGCGGGCAGTTGTAAAAATGACTTTAGTGGAAGAATGAATGGCAAAGTATTTTCCAAGAGCTTTGCCTCCGACCGTTAAGGCCGCCACCACACTTGTTACGAACACTGAAAAAACAAGCTGAAAGGTAGAGCCGTCGTCATGTCCCAGAACATTAACAATTTGAAGGACTACGACAGTCGAAGCAGTTCCACTCACTATACCAGATATATCCCCGATTACATCGTTACAGAAACTTGCAAAGCGATCAGCATTCCTAACGATGATAATCGCTTCCTTAGCTCCTCGAATCTTCTCTGAAGCCATGGAATGAAATGGGGTCTCCTGTGCCGCCGTCGCAGCTATTCCTAGCATATCAAAAATAACCCCTATAAATACAATAGCTAGTACAATTAATATCCCAGCTACCCATATAACACCACTTAAAGCAGATGTTGAAATAACTGAAAAAATAGCCGCTAACACAAATGTGATAACGGCAATACTCAAACTAAATTTCACTGATTTTTTAAATTGATTATCCATTTTCAACCTCATTATTTAAATACATTTCGTATGTAGGAAAGGAATGGTCATGAAAAAGGTAAAAATTACGGCTTAGGTCTAGTAGGTTTTCCCAATCAGATACCGAGTGTCACCACTCTGGCGGTTCCCCTTTAAATCCGACTCAGCCCCGTCTCCGGTGACTGGACTAGATTGCCACTGAGTCCGTACTATAATTCCCTTTTCATGTCCGTCCTAGAACAGCCTAGGGGATTTCCCCGACAGCCTTTGACCGTTCCTTAGCCTCTTTTGCAGTTCCGATTTCATATAGCGCAAGCTTTCATTCTTCAGTGGCCATCCGAAGATGTGATTGCCCCATGACTATAATCCCCTCGACCCCACTCAAGGCAGGCTACGCTGCTCATACAGTAAATTAAACCATATAAAGCAGGTTCATACCCCATTTCATAAGAATCTCCGGCGGGAGATACTCTTACAAAGATGGGCCTCCGCGGAAGAAGGGTCAACGCCCACATGCCTTTGTGGATCGCCCTGCCACCTTAACTCCCAGCACCGACCCAAGGCTGGGCGCCTCAAGCCGGCACAAGGAACTTCATCGATGTGCCCTTTGGCGGATTTTTAGGCCCGCCTTCAGGAACGGAGGACCGACTAGAATACTGCACCATCCCTTTTGTAATTTTAATAATACCATATTCCTTAACGTTGCTCAATGAATTTCCTTTGAACCCTTATCGATCCCTCGTACTTAAGAAATCAACTAGTTCAGCTAAAAAAGTATTATTCAATCCAGTTTGTTCTAAAGAGTGTAAGGCAACATCCATATACTCGTTCATCTCCCTGATCGCTCCTTCAATGCCCAACAATTGAGGATAGGTGCTTTTATCGTTTCCTTCGTCACTGCCAACCGGTTTACCTATAGCATCGGCATCTCCTAAAACATCTAAAATATCATCCTGAATTTGAAAAATAAGACCAAGGACGTTTGCCAAGTTCTCGATTTTCTGAAAGGTTTCAGAAGTAGTATGACTAAGATAAGCACCCGCGACAATGGCAAAGGAAAGCAACTGTCCTGTTTTATTCATGTGAATAGATTTTAATTCATCTATCGAAACCTGCTTTCCTTCACTTCGCATATCCAGCATTTGTCCATCCACCATTCCAGCCCCGCCACTTGCCCTGGAAAGCTCGCGGGTGAGAAACACTTTCTCATCACTGGTCAAATTGGAGTCTTCGGAAATCACTTGAAAGCTAAGTGTGAGGAGGGCATCCCCCGCAAGAATCGCCGTAGCTTCATCAAATGCTTTATGAATAGTTGGCTGACCCCTTCTCATGTCGTCATTATCCATTGCAGGAAGATCATCATGAATTAAAGAGTATGTATGAACCATCTCAAGGGCGCATGCCGCTGTGTATCCGCGAGTGTAATCAACCCCAAACGCCTCCATTGTAGAAAGAAGAAGTATTGGTCGAACACGTTTTCCTCCAGCCTCAATGGAATGAATAATAGCATCCCGTACTCGGCCAGGGTTAATGTGCCGGTTGACGTATCCAAACAATTTTTCATTAATTACTTGTTGATAATCCTTCAAATGTTCTTGAAATGGCTCCACTTATTCCTCCTCCTGCACTTCATATGGTTCAAATTCTCCGTGTTCATTTAAAATTTGCTGCATTTGATCTTCCACAAGATTAAGCTTCCCATTACAAAGCTTTGAAAGCTTCATGCCTTCCTGATAATACTGGATCGCTTGCTCCAGAGGAACATCACCTTCCTCAAGCTTTTCAACAAGTTTTTCCAGTTGTTCCATGGCCTGCTCAAAAGTGAGTTCTTTTTCTTGATTTGTCATGACTGCTCCTCCTCAATATCATTTACTATACAATGCAGGCTGCCGTTGTGAAGCTTTACCGTCAATGAATGGCCGGGCTCTGTTTGATGAACACTTTTTAGTACCTTTCCTTTGTCTGTATAAGGAATGGCGTAACCTCTCTTCATAATGTCTAAAGGATTTAATAGTCCCAACTTTTCTAAGACAGCATGAAATTGATCTTTTTTTGCACGGATCTGCCTGTTAATGCTTATCGTTAATTGCTTTGTTTGTTTATCCAAGAGTTTACGATTCATTTGAAATTCCTCTTGAGGATGCTGTTGAAATAAACGCTTTTCCAGGTACGATAAACGCTCGATTTTCTGATTATAAAGGTCATTTACATTTTTGGACAGCTGTTCTAATTGTCGGTCTAGTTCCTGCTCTTTTTGCTTTAAGAGCTGTTCCGGATATTTAAAAGCATAAGATTTTTTTAACCTTATCAGCCGTTCTCCAGCCTCTGATCGTTTAAGAGTCACAGCACGGGTAAGACGTTGGGTGGTCAATCTGAGCTGTTCTTTCAGTTCTTTCAAAGAAGGCACAGCAATTTCAGCTGCCCCGGTTGGTGTTGCTGCTCTGGTATCGGCCACAAAATCGCTGATTGTAGTATCAGTTTCATGTCCGACAGCTGAAATGACGGGGATTTGAGAGTGATGAATAGCACGGGCAACTACTTCTTCATTAAAACACCACAAATCCTCAATGGAGCCGCCCCCTCGCCCTACTATAAGCACATCACAATTCAAATGTGCATTCGCATAGTGTATAGCTTTCTCTACAGAAGCAGCTGCTGAATCTCCCTGGACGAGAACAGGAAGGATAGAAACCTTCACAATTGGATAACGCCGCTTAATGGTGGTTAAGATGTCACGGACTGCTGCTCCTGTAGGCGAAGTGATCACACCTATATGTTCTGGATATCCAGGAAGTACTTTTTTGTTAGCTGCTTCAAAAAGGCCTTCTTTTTGGAGCTTTTCTTTTAGTTGCTCATAGGCCAAATACAATGCTCCGATTCCATCAGGCTGCATCTCTTGTATGTACAGTTGATACTGTCCCATTGGTTCATAAACGTTCACCTCACCACGAATGAGAACATTCATACCATTTTCCGGCATGAATTTGAGCCTGCGATTATTTCCTGCAAACATTACGGCCTGAATACGTGATTGTTTGTCTTTAATCGATAAGTACATATGCCCGCGGGTGTGCTGCTTAAAGTTAGAGATTTCACCTCTGAGCCACACCTCTTTGAGATGAGGGTCGGAGGATATTTTTCTTTTTATATACTTAGTTAGTGCCGTTACCGTTA encodes the following:
- the spo0A gene encoding sporulation transcription factor Spo0A; amino-acid sequence: MEKVQVCLADDNRELVKLLEEHFSDTQDIEVIGAAYNGRDCLDMLANKKPDVLILDIIMPHVDGLAVLQQVREFENPPEVIMLTAFGQEEVTKKAVELGAAYFMMKPFDLDHLSEQVRQIKHAGDPINRAVGSSYTKPKKPDLDTSITHIIHEVGVPAHIKGYLYLREAITMVYNDLELLGSITKVLYPDIATKYNTTASRVERAIRHAIEVAWNRGNIDAISSLFGYTISSTKAKPTNSEFIAMVADRLRLEHKAS
- the spoIVB gene encoding SpoIVB peptidase; the encoded protein is MFHQFKIRYICGSVLLLLMLALPLFSPFQEYLSIPTELRISTSKPIESSQVWSQTDEARTAFSSDSVEPNTSEVFHEFAGIPLKKTDVRKMKDIRLVPGGHSVGVQLQTKGVLVVGHHLVNENKEESTSPGEKADIQVGDILLKGNGEELNSMEELSKIVEKSGDQSEPVELTVKRGEETFQTSLTPSLNKKDDQYQIGLYVRDSAAGIGTMTFYHPDSGKYGALGHVIADMDTKQPIEINKGTIVESNVTSIEKGSQGVPGEKRAEFSLKEDRIGTITENSPFGIFGKLDEGIINQKYPDGLPVGYSEQVEEGPAKILTVLEGEKLQEFDVEIVSNMPKDKPVTKGMIVKITDPELLKKTGGIVQGMSGSPIIQNGKIIGAVTHVFVNDPTSGYGVHIEWMLKEAGIDIYKSEEQELNKAG
- the recN gene encoding DNA repair protein RecN, with the protein product MLTELSIKDFAIINQVSITFKEGLTVLTGETGAGKSIIIDAIQLLSGGRGSVEFVRHGTDKAEIEGLFTVEATHPVYQKGRQFGVEIGEDGMVVLQRVITRQGKSICRVNGKLVTLGILREFGSILIDIHSQHETQSLMNPDHHIDLLDMFIIDELTPSLEEYHQLYSNYQTVKKRYNELSENEQEVAQRLDLLEFQLRELHEADLRPFEDEELEEERKKLMNYEKVYQGIHDAYNALYGEQRGLDWMSLAMTSLENTSDYDNQIRKLSEEMSNSYYVMEELTFQLSTQMAELEFDPERLNDIESRLSELNRLKKKYGQTVEDMLEYASKIEEEIDEIKNKDSHLSKLEEQITELGKDAALEAKNIHDIRTKASKHLANLIHEELTDLYLEKASFKTNVEIKEGRPDDLEFEGKHVRLHSRGFDTVTFLITTNPGEPLKSLHKVASGGEMSRIMLALKRIFSRHQGITSVIFDEVDTGVSGRVAQAIAEKIQGISSDSQVLCISHLPQVAAMADTHIRIEKDVTNDRTSTVVTELSENDKADEISRMISGAELTDTTIEHAKELLTLATKHKQNA
- the ahrC gene encoding transcriptional regulator AhrC/ArgR; translated protein: MNKGQRHIKIRELITNDDIETQDELVNRLKAMDYDVTQATISRDIKELHLVKVPMLDGRYKYSLPADQRFNPLEKLKRLMMDAFVSIDQAGHFIILKTLPGNANAVGALIDNLDWEEIMGTICGDDTCLIICRSKEQTESISEQLLNML
- a CDS encoding TlyA family RNA methyltransferase — its product is MMGRKVRLDLLLVERGLIETREKAKRTIMAGLVFERNHRLDKPGQKVDDTIELTVKGSAIPYVSRGGLKLEKALDKFALDLKGKTMIDIGSSTGGFTDCALQNGARLSYAIDVGYNQLDWKLRNHPQVVVMERTNFRYVTPDDLTEGMPQFASIDVSFISLRLILPVLTELLNVNSDVVALIKPQFEAGREQVGRKGIIRDAAIHNLVIQRILDFARQLGFSVKNLTFSPITGGDGNIEFLVHFYWTGGEAGDIADDVEVDSVVAEAHEAHRK
- the dxs gene encoding 1-deoxy-D-xylulose-5-phosphate synthase, yielding MDLYKIKEPSFLKEMSIGQLEALSLDMRKFLIENLSGTGGHLGANLGVVELTLALHKVFESPKDRMLFDVGHQSYIHKILTGRAGQFDTLRKYKGLCGFPKRNESEHDIWETGHSSTSLSAAMGMAIARDLKDESHSIVPIIGDGALTGGMALEALNHIGDEKKNVTVILNDNEMSIARNVGALHGALGRMRSAGKYNRAKDDLEWILKRIPAVGGRLAQAAERLKDSMKYFVLPGMFFEELGFTYYGPVDGHDYHDLFENLNYAKKTSGPVIVHVITQKGKGYHPAETDNKDKWHGVGPYKIESGEKIKPADAPPAWSEVISETLRKEARIDKRVVAVTPAMVLGSKLEKFGEEFPDRLFDVGIAEQHATTLSAGLATQGMKPFLAIYSTFLQRGYDQVIHDVARQNLNVIFGVDRAGLVGADGETHQGVFDVAFLRSVPNMVVAMPKDEDEGQHLVHTAVAYNDGPIAIRYPRGNGLGIEMSDDLKTIPIGSWEVLKDGTDAVILTFGTTIPMAMAASERLSKDGLSVRVVNARFIKPMDEAMLHDIMKNKLPILTVEEAVLQGGFGSSVLEFKEEHNYLSWMNRLGVPDRFIEHGSVPELWEEIGLTEDNLIKNIKEIIPEKQQRA
- a CDS encoding DUF2207 domain-containing protein, producing MDNQFKKSVKFSLSIAVITFVLAAIFSVISTSALSGVIWVAGILIVLAIVFIGVIFDMLGIAATAAQETPFHSMASEKIRGAKEAIIIVRNADRFASFCNDVIGDISGIVSGTASTVVVLQIVNVLGHDDGSTFQLVFSVFVTSVVAALTVGGKALGKYFAIHSSTKVIFTTARFIAWVEDKTKINILSSASNHARKSR
- a CDS encoding polyprenyl synthetase family protein, with the protein product MEPFQEHLKDYQQVINEKLFGYVNRHINPGRVRDAIIHSIEAGGKRVRPILLLSTMEAFGVDYTRGYTAACALEMVHTYSLIHDDLPAMDNDDMRRGQPTIHKAFDEATAILAGDALLTLSFQVISEDSNLTSDEKVFLTRELSRASGGAGMVDGQMLDMRSEGKQVSIDELKSIHMNKTGQLLSFAIVAGAYLSHTTSETFQKIENLANVLGLIFQIQDDILDVLGDADAIGKPVGSDEGNDKSTYPQLLGIEGAIREMNEYMDVALHSLEQTGLNNTFLAELVDFLSTRDR
- a CDS encoding exodeoxyribonuclease VII small subunit, which gives rise to MTNQEKELTFEQAMEQLEKLVEKLEEGDVPLEQAIQYYQEGMKLSKLCNGKLNLVEDQMQQILNEHGEFEPYEVQEEE
- the xseA gene encoding exodeoxyribonuclease VII large subunit, whose protein sequence is MKDRYLTVTALTKYIKRKISSDPHLKEVWLRGEISNFKQHTRGHMYLSIKDKQSRIQAVMFAGNNRRLKFMPENGMNVLIRGEVNVYEPMGQYQLYIQEMQPDGIGALYLAYEQLKEKLQKEGLFEAANKKVLPGYPEHIGVITSPTGAAVRDILTTIKRRYPIVKVSILPVLVQGDSAAASVEKAIHYANAHLNCDVLIVGRGGGSIEDLWCFNEEVVARAIHHSQIPVISAVGHETDTTISDFVADTRAATPTGAAEIAVPSLKELKEQLRLTTQRLTRAVTLKRSEAGERLIRLKKSYAFKYPEQLLKQKEQELDRQLEQLSKNVNDLYNQKIERLSYLEKRLFQQHPQEEFQMNRKLLDKQTKQLTISINRQIRAKKDQFHAVLEKLGLLNPLDIMKRGYAIPYTDKGKVLKSVHQTEPGHSLTVKLHNGSLHCIVNDIEEEQS